GCAAGCCGAATTTCCCGCACAATTTCAGTTGATTGCCGCCATGAATCCCTCGCCACAAGGGGTGGAAATCGATTCCATCGCGGCGCAACGTTATCGGGCAAAACTTTCCGGGCCGCTGCTGGATCGTATCGACATGCATCTGGAAATTCCAAGGGTTCCTGCGACTGAATTCAATTCGGTTGCTGCTGAAGAAACGTCTGCCGAGGTTCGCGCGCGCGTCACCGAAGCAAGAGCGGTCATGTTGCGGCGGCAGAGTAAACCCAATGCACAATTATCTTCGAGCGAACTGGGCAACGTAGCCGAACTCGATCCGAAAAATCAGTTGTTTTTGAATCAGGCCATTGAAAAACTCAAGCTATCCGGCCGCGCCCGAAACCGGATTTTAAAGGTAGCCCGTACGATTGCCGATCTGGATGGTAAACCGCAAATTGATACGGCTTGCCTGAGCGAGGCGATGGGTTACCGCAATCTGGATCGATTATTCAGGATCGGCTGACTTTCTTGGCAGTCAAAATCGCCCGCAGCGGTGCTGGATAACCTTCAATCGTTTTGGAACGATCCTGTGGATCAAGAAAATTGGCCAAAGATGGTTTGAAATCTGTCCAATCCGTGGCGCGCTGCTCATCGAGACTGGTCGACTCTTGATTGACGAGGCGTATCGACTCAAAGCCCAGACGGGCCAGCCACACACTGAGCAAGGGCACACTGGGAATGAACCAAACATTGCGCATGCCCGCATAGCGATCGGTTGGGGTCAAAACCTGTTCTGCATCGCCTGCAATCACCAAGGTTTCGAGCACGAGTTCCCCACCCGGCTTCAGGCATTCGGCCAGTTCTTGAATATGCCCGAGCGGGTTTCTGCGATGATAAAGCACGCCCATCGAAAACACGGTATCGAATAACGGCGCCCGGCTTAAGTTTTCAAGCGTCGTGGGAATGATCACGGCCCGTCGTTCACCCAGAAGATGGGCCACCGCATAGAACTGGGCAACGAAACTCAAGGTCGGCTCAACGCCCACCGCGATTGCTGCACCATCGCCCAACATCCGCCAGAGGTGATACCCGCTGCCGGTGCCCACATCCAGAATTTTTTTGCCATCGAGCGGACTGATATGCGCTTGCAGTCGTTGCCATTTGAAATCCGAACGCCATTCTGTGTCGATAAACACGTCATACAGTGAAAACGGTCCTTTGCGCCAGGGTGACAATTGGCGAAGTTGCCGCTCTAGGGATTCCTTTACCACTTTCCTGTTTTCGGACTCAACATCGGATGCACGAACCGAAACCACCGGCTGATCCAGTGTCACGACCCGTTCAGCAGGAATAGCGGGCAACTGCGCGACGACCTGACTCCATTCTTCCCAGTGCCCGTGATTGATGTCATCGAATCGCGCAGCGTGCGCAATTAACCATTGGGAAAACGCTGCCTTGTCGCCGTCGGCATCCCCATGGGCGCCCATCGTCGTTGACGCCATTGCCAGAAATCGGCCTTTGATCGTGTTCGGTTCCATTTTTTCTATTTAATCGCCAGCCATGAGGCAAAAGCGTAGTGTTTGCCGAGCAGGATGGTTTTGCTAAATCCGGCTTCGCGGAAACGTTTTATGTGCGCTTGCTCGGTTTCTGTTCTCAGGACGTTTTCCAGTGCCTGTCTTTTTTGGGCGATTTCCAGTTCGGA
This region of Halothiobacillus neapolitanus c2 genomic DNA includes:
- the cmoB gene encoding tRNA 5-methoxyuridine(34)/uridine 5-oxyacetic acid(34) synthase CmoB — its product is MEPNTIKGRFLAMASTTMGAHGDADGDKAAFSQWLIAHAARFDDINHGHWEEWSQVVAQLPAIPAERVVTLDQPVVSVRASDVESENRKVVKESLERQLRQLSPWRKGPFSLYDVFIDTEWRSDFKWQRLQAHISPLDGKKILDVGTGSGYHLWRMLGDGAAIAVGVEPTLSFVAQFYAVAHLLGERRAVIIPTTLENLSRAPLFDTVFSMGVLYHRRNPLGHIQELAECLKPGGELVLETLVIAGDAEQVLTPTDRYAGMRNVWFIPSVPLLSVWLARLGFESIRLVNQESTSLDEQRATDWTDFKPSLANFLDPQDRSKTIEGYPAPLRAILTAKKVSRS